One genomic region from Cardiocondyla obscurior isolate alpha-2009 linkage group LG01, Cobs3.1, whole genome shotgun sequence encodes:
- the Gapvd1 gene encoding GTPase-activating protein and VPS9 domain-containing protein 1 isoform X2 has protein sequence MSSINSIDSHGTLQWDMMELARHLRQERLFVNSEQQNLQTLNERVLYVSSQLAQQAWITAQQRVNLNRLIVARPDCTPASCCLRANALENSHFIDAYKYLRYQACLSYGEFLGALRKSPKLLASCLVEGDKVIPESMQTIVQCLAAGLYGSCILPEDKSLVLQLLRHLMLLQIIPSDNPRRLLRHGTCAFSRFYSIFHESLFSAKLFLTAALHSPIVQLLMEDEMFLDIDPDKAPIRFPPAERLKKFGKEGTPEYQAKLQRYRLWTVNSLYRITQRFIVNIRETIHCFPMSVCWLVRQMAGLLSKNGNVDPKEVHAMCTDLVFTYFICPAIVNPEPYGITDAPISYVARFNLMQVGQILQMLSLQKYQSIDNKVIDLYKKFEKDSVSSIIDSMLDGATEELEEEPTIIDNNKFQGLSRSAALFTESELNSLITFLNTIVGDNGGETVSHNSFDRKQLAEMLSQLPSGSLHNNRLSNEYLDTPSKRGVAVGKGKGRGIRMTTFSPNVTNEGGEEVNGTAAPEEESLDKNFQDVLVIPFGPTIGESVGLLSEQKVLCMELQSSMENGPVTLNLPDDAPDHPRQENSNGERIETQEKRTRFSLSHDEGSIGNTSDNLEAVSEAASNHSVASSLELETEDQNDNLSDMVSANVSGRGTPNISGRDTPSSQITEGDDGRAAGEVRQLDLPPPNIPTKQSRSEIDDKFCKFEIKKLIEGDETVSMVSDTWSTDVLASDSEIVEQQDRILLAVPPEQVAPVLPTEPTPMLDISETASEAWSTDVLASDSERLTEVDTDDTASVARSDDTARSEVEIESRADSEGNEETLQSATPCPDGSSINFSSISGTRDDTGIGTSIIHPSPTTSPLPSSSNVTGRGGTSSDYRRSTMEYVDKNANNISNVDYGKSLRDDRLVHLIDKLQIDNGKQVERQAPAHNHIAAAAVAPALLLANHISAPVLPEKFQNGDAKTEELDSCITSVGDTIGRLSTASLTSSSSSGSEPRVKNNISTSDLPTPTVNGTCDSVDGTIPNFCKPNASTGAIPKSISFDMTAERGDKEMLDDDQKNKRGFFGKLKLSLRNRRGKAIRGTDDRCFDREAGGDGVDICRHRLRRIMSEDVTSSGNIAGDTTDDILAKYRRKPSAASDTASVESNQSRTKEVEDERLSIDPNNVELSYAFADAKRKLRMVLSTADLQHIPWNTSERHRWSQKENELVAFLQLQLAEAINLQDRALIAHLHETLRCVRLFNDDGCRKLFKSLREDYQKRSPYIAYLIRCRQGLLSTLAHLDRLCVRVKCDRDAINNHLVSVCVRVFLEKRETFLLRFCDEFKKLTLADEKQDLVDNFLGKVHAEMDNDPIWQSASTNQLDLARVVVERTVMARVYHNALYPNGDGDVYRDQLLHDHIKKLAKVVTPNHKDLRIPKVYHYECPWPWAQAELAVISAYKTPRDKLQCVFRCATTIMNLLSMASERGIPAADDLIPVLVYVIIKTNPPSLLSTVQYVDSFYGNRLEGEEQYWWTQFCSAIEFIKTMD, from the exons ATGTCATCAATTAACAGTATTGACTCCCACGGGACACTACAGTGGGACATGATGGAACTGGCCCGTCACTTGCGGCAGGAAAGACTGTTCGTCAATTCCGAGCAGCAAAACCTGCAGACTCTTAACGAACGA GTCTTGTACGTCTCGTCGCAGTTAGCGCAGCAAGCGTGGATAACTGCTCAACAGAGGGTCAATCTGAATCGCTTGATAGTGGCGAGGCCAGATTGCACTCCGGCGTCGTGTTGCTTGAGAGCAAACGCATTGGAGAACTCGCATTTTATCGACGCGTACAAATATCTGCGCTACCAGGCGTGCCTGTCTTACGGGGAATTCTTGGGTGCGCTACGAAAGTCGCCTAAACTCTTAGCCTCGTGCCTGGTGGAAGGCGACAAAGTCATTCCAGAATCGATGCAGACTATTGTGCAATGCTTGGCTGCCGGATTATACGGCAGCTGTATATTGCCGGAGGACAAGAGCTTGGTTCTTCAGCTGCTGAGGCACCTCATGCTGCTGCAGATTATTCCGTCTGATAACCCACGAAGATTGCTCAGGCATGGCACATGCGCGTTTTCTAGATTTTATTCGATCTTTCACGAAAGCCTGTTTTCTGCGAAGCTCTTCTTAACGGCAGCTTTGCACAGCCCTATAGTGCAATTACTCATGGAGGACGAAATGTTTCTGGACATAGATCCGGACAAAGCGCCTATTAGATTCCCACCTGCGGAGAGATTGAAGAAATTCGGGAAGGAAGGCACGCCTGAATACCAAGCGAAGTTACAGCGTTACAGACTGTGGACAGTTAATTCTCTGTATCGCATAACGCAGAGATTCATCGTCAACATTCGCGAAACAATTCACTGCTTTCCTATGAGTGTCTGCTGGCTTGTAAGGCAAATGGCAGGACTTCTCAGCAAGAACGGAAATGTAGATCCAAAAGAAGTGCACGCAATGTGCACCGATCTTGTATTTACTTACTTTATTTGCCCCGCTATAGTTAATCCCGAGCCTTACGGCATTACGGATGCGCCGATAAGTTATGTCGCGaggtttaatttaatgcaAGTCGGGCAAATCTTACAAATGCTTTCGTTGCAAAAGTATCAAAGTATCGACAACAAAGTTATTGatctttacaaaaaatttgAGAAAGATTCAGTGTCTTCTATAATAGACTCGATGTTGGACGGCGCGACTGAGGAACTTGAAGAGGAACCAACGATAATtgacaataataaatttcaaggCCTGTCACGATCCGCAGCGTTGTTTACGGAAAGTGAGCTAAACTCCTTAATTACGTTTTTGAACACGATTGTTGGTGATAACGGTGGAGAAACAGTATCACATAATTCGTTTGATAGAAAACAATTAGCAGAAATGCTGTCGCAATTACCTTCGGGTTCGTTGCATAATAATAGACTAAGTAACGAATATTTGGACACACCCAGCAAACGAGGCGTCGCTGTAGGAAAAG gaAAAGGACGTGGTATTAGAATGACCACATTTTCACCAAATGTAACAAACGAAGGCGGAGAAGAAGTTAACGGTACTGCTGCTCCTGAAGAGGAATCGttggataaaaattttcaagacgTGCTAGTCATACCTTTTGGTCCGACAATTGGAGAATCTGTAGGGCTACTCAGTGAACAAAAG gtTTTATGCATGGAGCTTCAAAGTAGTATGGAAAATGGACCTGTTACTTTGAATCTCCCTGATGACGCCCCTGATCATCCTAGACAAGAAAATAGCAACGGTGAACGCATCGAAACGCAGGAGAAGAGGACCCGATTTTCGTTATCGCATGACGAAG GATCAATTGGGAATACGTCCGATAATTTAGAAGCTGTATCAGAAGCTGCTTCCAATCACAGTGTCGCTTCATCTTTGGAGTTAGAGACAGAAGATCAAAACGATAATCTCTCAGATATGGTATCCGCCAATGTGTCGGGTAGAGGAACCCCTAATATATCAG GTCGAGATACACCATCATCTCAAATTACTGAAGGAGACGACGGACGCGCTGCAGGTGAAGTAAGGCAATTGGATTTGCCGCCGCCTAATATTCCAACCAAACAAAGCCGATCGGAAATTGAtgataaattttgcaaatttgaGATTAAGAAGCTCATTGAAG GAGATGAAACTGTTTCTATGGTATCTGATACTTGGTCTACGGATGTGCTGGCCTCCGATAGCGAAATAGTTGAACAACAGGATCGAATATTGCTTGCTGTTCCTCCTGAACAAGTTGCACCTGTTCTTCCTACCGAACCTACGCCCATGTTAGATATTAGCGAAACCGCTTCTGAAGCCTGGAGCACAGATGTATTAGCTAGTGATTCTGAAAGATTAACTGAAGTAGATACCGATGACACTGCTAGCGTTGCCAG ATCTGACGATACTGCTAGATCCGAGGTTGAAATAGAAAGTCGCGCAGATTCCGAGGGAAATGAAGAAACTCTCCAATCTGCAACTCCAT gtCCGGATGGTTcaagcattaatttttcatcgatttcgGGAACTCGGGATGATACTGGTATAGGAACTTCGATAATTCATCCATCACCAACAACATCTCCATTGCCATCGTCTTCAAATGTAACAGGTCGTGGCGGAACCTCGTCCGATTATCGACGAAGTACAATGGAATATGTAGACAAAAACGCTAACAATATAAGTAACGTGGATTACGGTAAATCTTTACGGGACGATCGGCTGGTTCACTTGATAGATAAACTTCAAATTGACAATGGTAAGCAAGTTGAACGTCAAGCACCTGCGCACAATCACATCGCCGCGGCTGCAGTCGCACCGGCATTGTTATTAGCTAATCATATTTCTGCGCCTGTTTTGCCAGAAAAGTTCCAAAACGGTGACGCGAAAACGGAG gAACTGGATAGCTGTATAACATCAGTTGGAGATACGATCGGCCGATTAAGCACGGCCAGCTTGACATCAAGCAGCAGTTCCGGATCGGAGCCTCgtgtgaaaaataatatttcaaccTCAGATTTACCAACGCCAACAGTTAATGGTACTTGCGATTCAGTAGATGGTACAATTCCCAATTTTTGCAAACCAAACGCATCAACAGGAGCTATTCCAAAAAGCATAAGCTTTGACATGACTGCCGAACGCGGTGATAAAGAAATGTTGGACGACGATCAAAAAAACAAACGTGGTTTCttcggtaaattaaaattgtcattGCGAAATCGCAGAGGTAAAGCAATCCGCGGAACGGATGATAGATGCTTTGACCGAGAAGCCGGTGGTGATGGCGTTGACATATGCCGACACAGATTACGCAGGATTATGTCCGAGGATGTAACATCATCCGGTAACATTGCAGGCG ACACCACCGATGACATATTAGCAAAATATCGAAGAAAACCGAGCGCAGCTAGCGACACAGCTTCGGTCGAAAGCAATCAATCTCGTACAAAAGAGGTAGAAGACGAAAGACTCTCAATCGATCCTAATAATGTAGAGTTATCTTATGCTTTCGCCGATGCTAAAAGGAAATTGCGTATGGTGCTTAGCACTGCAGACCTTCAACACATTCCATGGAATACTTCAgag AGACATCGTTGGTCGCAAAAGGAAAACGAACTAGTTGCATTTTTGCAACTACAACTAGCAGAAGCTATAAATCTGCAGGATAGGGCACTGATTGCTCATCTTCACGAAACTTTACGTTGCGTGCGACTATTCAATGACGATGGATGTAGAAAACTTTTCAAATCCCTTCGAGAAGATTATCAAAAGCGATCTCCCTATATCGCATATTTAATCAGATGTCGTCAAGGATTACTGTCGACTTTAGCTCATTTAGATAG attatgTGTACGGGTTAAGTGCGATCGAGATGCTATCAATAATCATCTCGTATCTGTTTGCGTAAGagtatttttggaaaaaagagagacttttcttttacgtttctGCGATGAATTTAAAAAGCTCACGTTGGCTGACGAAAAACAGGATCTCGTGGATAATTTTCTAGGGAAGGTTCACGCTGAAATGGACAATGATCCGATTTGGCAAT CGGCGAGCACCAACCAGCTAGATTTGGCGAGAGTCGTGGTGGAAAGAACCGTTATGGCACGGGTGTACCACAATGCGCTTTATCCAAATGGAGATGGAGATGTATATAGGGACCAGCTTCTTCACGATCACATCAAAAAGTTGGCGAAGGTCGTAACTCCAAATCACAAAGACCTACGCATTCCAAAGGTTTATCATTACGAATGCCCCTGGCCATGGGCGCAGGCTGAATTGGCTGTGATATCGGCGTACAAGACTCCTAGGGATAAGTTGCAGTGTGTATTTCGTTGCGCGACTACCATCATGAATCTCCTCTCCATGGCGTCGGAAAGAGGCATACCTGCTGCCGACGATCTGATTCCCGTGCTGGTTTACGTCATAATCAag actAATCCGCCGTCGTTGCTATCAACTGTTCAATATGTAGACAGCTTTTATGGGAATCGGTTAGAGGGTGAGGAACAATATTGGTGGACGCAGTTTTGCTCCGCAATCgagtttattaaaacaatggaTTAA
- the Gapvd1 gene encoding GTPase-activating protein and VPS9 domain-containing protein 1 isoform X3, translated as MSSINSIDSHGTLQWDMMELARHLRQERLFVNSEQQNLQTLNERVLYVSSQLAQQAWITAQQRVNLNRLIVARPDCTPASCCLRANALENSHFIDAYKYLRYQACLSYGEFLGALRKSPKLLASCLVEGDKVIPESMQTIVQCLAAGLYGSCILPEDKSLVLQLLRHLMLLQIIPSDNPRRLLRHGTCAFSRFYSIFHESLFSAKLFLTAALHSPIVQLLMEDEMFLDIDPDKAPIRFPPAERLKKFGKEGTPEYQAKLQRYRLWTVNSLYRITQRFIVNIRETIHCFPMSVCWLVRQMAGLLSKNGNVDPKEVHAMCTDLVFTYFICPAIVNPEPYGITDAPISYVARFNLMQVGQILQMLSLQKYQSIDNKVIDLYKKFEKDSVSSIIDSMLDGATEELEEEPTIIDNNKFQGLSRSAALFTESELNSLITFLNTIVGDNGGETVSHNSFDRKQLAEMLSQLPSGSLHNNRLSNEYLDTPSKRGVAVGKGKGRGIRMTTFSPNVTNEGGEEVNGTAAPEEESLDKNFQDVLVIPFGPTIGESVGLLSEQKVLCMELQSSMENGPVTLNLPDDAPDHPRQENSNGERIETQEKRTRFSLSHDEVLFEGSIGNTSDNLEAVSEAASNHSVASSLELETEDQNDNLSDMVSANVSGRGTPNISGRDTPSSQITEGDDGRAAGEVRQLDLPPPNIPTKQSRSEIDDKFCKFEIKKLIEGDETVSMVSDTWSTDVLASDSEIVEQQDRILLAVPPEQVAPVLPTEPTPMLDISETASEAWSTDVLASDSERLTEVDTDDTASVARSDDTARSEVEIESRADSEGNEETLQSATPCPDGSSINFSSISGTRDDTGIGTSIIHPSPTTSPLPSSSNVTGRGGTSSDYRRSTMEYVDKNANNISNVDYGKSLRDDRLVHLIDKLQIDNEKFQNGDAKTEELDSCITSVGDTIGRLSTASLTSSSSSGSEPRVKNNISTSDLPTPTVNGTCDSVDGTIPNFCKPNASTGAIPKSISFDMTAERGDKEMLDDDQKNKRGFFGKLKLSLRNRRGKAIRGTDDRCFDREAGGDGVDICRHRLRRIMSEDVTSSGNIAGDTTDDILAKYRRKPSAASDTASVESNQSRTKEVEDERLSIDPNNVELSYAFADAKRKLRMVLSTADLQHIPWNTSERHRWSQKENELVAFLQLQLAEAINLQDRALIAHLHETLRCVRLFNDDGCRKLFKSLREDYQKRSPYIAYLIRCRQGLLSTLAHLDRLCVRVKCDRDAINNHLVSVCVRVFLEKRETFLLRFCDEFKKLTLADEKQDLVDNFLGKVHAEMDNDPIWQSASTNQLDLARVVVERTVMARVYHNALYPNGDGDVYRDQLLHDHIKKLAKVVTPNHKDLRIPKVYHYECPWPWAQAELAVISAYKTPRDKLQCVFRCATTIMNLLSMASERGIPAADDLIPVLVYVIIKTNPPSLLSTVQYVDSFYGNRLEGEEQYWWTQFCSAIEFIKTMD; from the exons ATGTCATCAATTAACAGTATTGACTCCCACGGGACACTACAGTGGGACATGATGGAACTGGCCCGTCACTTGCGGCAGGAAAGACTGTTCGTCAATTCCGAGCAGCAAAACCTGCAGACTCTTAACGAACGA GTCTTGTACGTCTCGTCGCAGTTAGCGCAGCAAGCGTGGATAACTGCTCAACAGAGGGTCAATCTGAATCGCTTGATAGTGGCGAGGCCAGATTGCACTCCGGCGTCGTGTTGCTTGAGAGCAAACGCATTGGAGAACTCGCATTTTATCGACGCGTACAAATATCTGCGCTACCAGGCGTGCCTGTCTTACGGGGAATTCTTGGGTGCGCTACGAAAGTCGCCTAAACTCTTAGCCTCGTGCCTGGTGGAAGGCGACAAAGTCATTCCAGAATCGATGCAGACTATTGTGCAATGCTTGGCTGCCGGATTATACGGCAGCTGTATATTGCCGGAGGACAAGAGCTTGGTTCTTCAGCTGCTGAGGCACCTCATGCTGCTGCAGATTATTCCGTCTGATAACCCACGAAGATTGCTCAGGCATGGCACATGCGCGTTTTCTAGATTTTATTCGATCTTTCACGAAAGCCTGTTTTCTGCGAAGCTCTTCTTAACGGCAGCTTTGCACAGCCCTATAGTGCAATTACTCATGGAGGACGAAATGTTTCTGGACATAGATCCGGACAAAGCGCCTATTAGATTCCCACCTGCGGAGAGATTGAAGAAATTCGGGAAGGAAGGCACGCCTGAATACCAAGCGAAGTTACAGCGTTACAGACTGTGGACAGTTAATTCTCTGTATCGCATAACGCAGAGATTCATCGTCAACATTCGCGAAACAATTCACTGCTTTCCTATGAGTGTCTGCTGGCTTGTAAGGCAAATGGCAGGACTTCTCAGCAAGAACGGAAATGTAGATCCAAAAGAAGTGCACGCAATGTGCACCGATCTTGTATTTACTTACTTTATTTGCCCCGCTATAGTTAATCCCGAGCCTTACGGCATTACGGATGCGCCGATAAGTTATGTCGCGaggtttaatttaatgcaAGTCGGGCAAATCTTACAAATGCTTTCGTTGCAAAAGTATCAAAGTATCGACAACAAAGTTATTGatctttacaaaaaatttgAGAAAGATTCAGTGTCTTCTATAATAGACTCGATGTTGGACGGCGCGACTGAGGAACTTGAAGAGGAACCAACGATAATtgacaataataaatttcaaggCCTGTCACGATCCGCAGCGTTGTTTACGGAAAGTGAGCTAAACTCCTTAATTACGTTTTTGAACACGATTGTTGGTGATAACGGTGGAGAAACAGTATCACATAATTCGTTTGATAGAAAACAATTAGCAGAAATGCTGTCGCAATTACCTTCGGGTTCGTTGCATAATAATAGACTAAGTAACGAATATTTGGACACACCCAGCAAACGAGGCGTCGCTGTAGGAAAAG gaAAAGGACGTGGTATTAGAATGACCACATTTTCACCAAATGTAACAAACGAAGGCGGAGAAGAAGTTAACGGTACTGCTGCTCCTGAAGAGGAATCGttggataaaaattttcaagacgTGCTAGTCATACCTTTTGGTCCGACAATTGGAGAATCTGTAGGGCTACTCAGTGAACAAAAG gtTTTATGCATGGAGCTTCAAAGTAGTATGGAAAATGGACCTGTTACTTTGAATCTCCCTGATGACGCCCCTGATCATCCTAGACAAGAAAATAGCAACGGTGAACGCATCGAAACGCAGGAGAAGAGGACCCGATTTTCGTTATCGCATGACGAAG tattgTTCGAAGGATCAATTGGGAATACGTCCGATAATTTAGAAGCTGTATCAGAAGCTGCTTCCAATCACAGTGTCGCTTCATCTTTGGAGTTAGAGACAGAAGATCAAAACGATAATCTCTCAGATATGGTATCCGCCAATGTGTCGGGTAGAGGAACCCCTAATATATCAG GTCGAGATACACCATCATCTCAAATTACTGAAGGAGACGACGGACGCGCTGCAGGTGAAGTAAGGCAATTGGATTTGCCGCCGCCTAATATTCCAACCAAACAAAGCCGATCGGAAATTGAtgataaattttgcaaatttgaGATTAAGAAGCTCATTGAAG GAGATGAAACTGTTTCTATGGTATCTGATACTTGGTCTACGGATGTGCTGGCCTCCGATAGCGAAATAGTTGAACAACAGGATCGAATATTGCTTGCTGTTCCTCCTGAACAAGTTGCACCTGTTCTTCCTACCGAACCTACGCCCATGTTAGATATTAGCGAAACCGCTTCTGAAGCCTGGAGCACAGATGTATTAGCTAGTGATTCTGAAAGATTAACTGAAGTAGATACCGATGACACTGCTAGCGTTGCCAG ATCTGACGATACTGCTAGATCCGAGGTTGAAATAGAAAGTCGCGCAGATTCCGAGGGAAATGAAGAAACTCTCCAATCTGCAACTCCAT gtCCGGATGGTTcaagcattaatttttcatcgatttcgGGAACTCGGGATGATACTGGTATAGGAACTTCGATAATTCATCCATCACCAACAACATCTCCATTGCCATCGTCTTCAAATGTAACAGGTCGTGGCGGAACCTCGTCCGATTATCGACGAAGTACAATGGAATATGTAGACAAAAACGCTAACAATATAAGTAACGTGGATTACGGTAAATCTTTACGGGACGATCGGCTGGTTCACTTGATAGATAAACTTCAAATTGACAATG AAAAGTTCCAAAACGGTGACGCGAAAACGGAG gAACTGGATAGCTGTATAACATCAGTTGGAGATACGATCGGCCGATTAAGCACGGCCAGCTTGACATCAAGCAGCAGTTCCGGATCGGAGCCTCgtgtgaaaaataatatttcaaccTCAGATTTACCAACGCCAACAGTTAATGGTACTTGCGATTCAGTAGATGGTACAATTCCCAATTTTTGCAAACCAAACGCATCAACAGGAGCTATTCCAAAAAGCATAAGCTTTGACATGACTGCCGAACGCGGTGATAAAGAAATGTTGGACGACGATCAAAAAAACAAACGTGGTTTCttcggtaaattaaaattgtcattGCGAAATCGCAGAGGTAAAGCAATCCGCGGAACGGATGATAGATGCTTTGACCGAGAAGCCGGTGGTGATGGCGTTGACATATGCCGACACAGATTACGCAGGATTATGTCCGAGGATGTAACATCATCCGGTAACATTGCAGGCG ACACCACCGATGACATATTAGCAAAATATCGAAGAAAACCGAGCGCAGCTAGCGACACAGCTTCGGTCGAAAGCAATCAATCTCGTACAAAAGAGGTAGAAGACGAAAGACTCTCAATCGATCCTAATAATGTAGAGTTATCTTATGCTTTCGCCGATGCTAAAAGGAAATTGCGTATGGTGCTTAGCACTGCAGACCTTCAACACATTCCATGGAATACTTCAgag AGACATCGTTGGTCGCAAAAGGAAAACGAACTAGTTGCATTTTTGCAACTACAACTAGCAGAAGCTATAAATCTGCAGGATAGGGCACTGATTGCTCATCTTCACGAAACTTTACGTTGCGTGCGACTATTCAATGACGATGGATGTAGAAAACTTTTCAAATCCCTTCGAGAAGATTATCAAAAGCGATCTCCCTATATCGCATATTTAATCAGATGTCGTCAAGGATTACTGTCGACTTTAGCTCATTTAGATAG attatgTGTACGGGTTAAGTGCGATCGAGATGCTATCAATAATCATCTCGTATCTGTTTGCGTAAGagtatttttggaaaaaagagagacttttcttttacgtttctGCGATGAATTTAAAAAGCTCACGTTGGCTGACGAAAAACAGGATCTCGTGGATAATTTTCTAGGGAAGGTTCACGCTGAAATGGACAATGATCCGATTTGGCAAT CGGCGAGCACCAACCAGCTAGATTTGGCGAGAGTCGTGGTGGAAAGAACCGTTATGGCACGGGTGTACCACAATGCGCTTTATCCAAATGGAGATGGAGATGTATATAGGGACCAGCTTCTTCACGATCACATCAAAAAGTTGGCGAAGGTCGTAACTCCAAATCACAAAGACCTACGCATTCCAAAGGTTTATCATTACGAATGCCCCTGGCCATGGGCGCAGGCTGAATTGGCTGTGATATCGGCGTACAAGACTCCTAGGGATAAGTTGCAGTGTGTATTTCGTTGCGCGACTACCATCATGAATCTCCTCTCCATGGCGTCGGAAAGAGGCATACCTGCTGCCGACGATCTGATTCCCGTGCTGGTTTACGTCATAATCAag actAATCCGCCGTCGTTGCTATCAACTGTTCAATATGTAGACAGCTTTTATGGGAATCGGTTAGAGGGTGAGGAACAATATTGGTGGACGCAGTTTTGCTCCGCAATCgagtttattaaaacaatggaTTAA